In Aedes albopictus strain Foshan chromosome 3, AalbF5, whole genome shotgun sequence, the following are encoded in one genomic region:
- the LOC109419128 gene encoding protein ABHD18 → MPPSRLDGLYRSLLLTKFFCKGWGKPENLERLFAFRKIISNRAACSKLVPQDYPIEITKEEVTSDCKIVEGRFKTPLEIYLPGLVPDVVQNAHFQVLLPLKWNDERFKPICIHLAGTGDHYFWKRRNLIAKPLLKEANLGAIILENPFYGARKPKDQRASSLHNVSDIFVMGGCLVLESLVLLNWCERNGYGPLGITGLSMGGHMASLAATNWPKPLVLVPCLSWSTASSVFTEGVMSHSINWDVLETQYFSDGNYREHLSKMVTVVDDAFVAGQSFIKNFNQSVEELKQDICQTDDLINESPSPDVNLTVIRDTTPEREQKRIHINRRNVLNLSEPLLNKLLSDVKCELNQAEIDELNLKIQLALKNYKEENKTDSDKLILEVKAEEPAEALPSKSLGAKIIEFISWSNSANVSSNEVASAPAPSPTSTEVAPLEKRKPIDTTKTRWWEREALQFMRGMMDECTHLKNFSVPYDTSLIIAVCAKDDAYIPRDSCSSLEDIWPGAEVRYLDAGHVSAYVLHQKLFRSCIVEAFERARKKLIPEEDQIQEVSTGATTNLETNK, encoded by the exons GTTGTTCGCCTTCCGGAAGATCATCTCCAATCGGGCCGCCTGCTCCAAGCTCGTACCGCAGGACTACCCGATCGAGATCACCAAAGAGGAGGTGACTTCCGACTGCAAGATCGTCGAGGGCAGGTTCAAAACACCGCTGGAAATCTATCTTCCCGGTCTGGTGCCGGACGTTGTCCAGAATGCACATTTCCAGGTCCTCTTGCCACTTAAGTGGAACGACGAACGGTTCAAGCCGATATGTATCCACCTGGCCGGAACGGGCGATCAC TACTTCTGGAAGCGACGGAATCTGATTGCCAAGCCACTGCTGAAGGAAGCTAATCTCGGTGCCATCATCCTGGAGAACCCATTCTATGGAGCACGGAAACCGAAGGATCAGAG AGCCTCCAGCTTGCACAACGTTTCGGACATCTTCGTCATGGGTGGTTGTCTCGTCCTGGAATCCCTGGTCCTGCTGAACTGGTGCGAACGGAACGGATACGGCCCTCTCGGAATTACCGGGCTCTCTATGGGTGGACACATGGCTTCCCTGGCAGCTACCAACTGGCCCAAACCACTGGTGCTGGTACCGTGTCTGAGCTGGTCCACGGCATCTTCCGTGTTCACCGAGGGCGTCATGAGTCACTCGATCAACTGGGACGTTCTGGAAACGCAGTACTTCTCCGATGGCAACTACAGAGAGCATCTATCCAAAATGGTCACCGTCGTGGATGACGCCTTCGTGGCCGGCCAGAGCTTCATCAAGAACTTCAACCAATCCGTCGAAGAGCTCAAGCAGGACATCTGCCAAACGGACGATCTGATCAACGAAAGCCCCAGCCCGGACGTCAATCTGACCGTAATCCGCGACACCACACCGGAACGGGAACAGAAACGAATCCACATTAACCGACGGAATGTCCTCAATCTTTCAGAGCCCCTCTTGAATAAACTGCTCTCGGACGTCAAATGCGAACTGAACCAGGCGGAAATCGACGAGCTTAACCTCAAAATCCAGCTGGCACTCAAAAACTACAAGGAGGAGAACAAGACTGACAGCGACAAGCTGATTCTGGAAGTAAAAGCCGAGGAACCAGCGGAAGCTCTTCCCTCGAAATCGCTGGGCGCCAAAATCATCGAGTTCATCAGCTGGAGCAACTCCGCAAATGTAAGCTCCAACGAAGTCGCTTCTGCTCCAGCACCTTCACCCACATCGACGGAAGTGGCTCCACTGGAGAAGCGGAAACCCATCGATACCACCAAGACCCGCTGGTGGGAACGGGAAGCGCTCCAGTTCATGCGCGGCATGATGGACGAATGCACTCATCTGAAGAACTTCTCCGTCCCGTACGACACCTCGCTGATCATTGCTGTCTGCGCCAAGGACGATGCGTACATTCCGCGGGACAGCTGCTCCAGTCTGGAGGATATTTGGCCCGGAGCGGAGGTTCGCTATCTGGATGCCGGACACGTGAGCGCCTACGTGCTGCACCAGAAGCTGTTCCGGTCGTGCATCGTGGAAGCATTCGAGCGGGCCCGCAAAAAGTTGATCCCGGAAGAGGACCAAATCCAGGAGGTCTCAACCGGGGCAACCACAAACCTCGAAACCAATAAATAG